Below is a window of Lacrimispora xylanolytica DNA.
TTTATGAGGCGGGGACATTTTGTCCCCGTCTTTTTTGCGCTCCTATGCTATGCAGAGAGGGGCCTCTTGTGTTATAATTTTCCCAATTAGCAAAATCAAGGAGGTCCATTCTTATGAAGATCACATATATCCATCACAGCTCGTTTCTTGTGGAGCTTGAGACTATGACTCTGTTGTTTGATTATACGGAAGGTGTCATACCTGAAATCAAAAAGGATAAGCCCCTTTTTGTGTTTGCAAGCCATAGACATGGAGATCATTATTCCCCTAAGATACTGGAGCGCTTTGATGATTTCAAAGCGATCAGATATATTTTATCCGATGACATTTCAATCAAACAAATGCTGGAACAAACCGGAAAACAAACTGGCGAACAAACCGGAAATCATATCACGTTTATGAAACCAGGTGCCAAAAGAAAATTTGGAATTATACAGGGAAGCATCTCCGATCTGGAATTGGAAGATGGCATTGCAGATATAGAAATTCAAACATTTAGTTCTACGGATGAAGGAGTCGCTTTCATCATAAAAACAGAAGGAAAGGTCCTTTACCATGCCGGGGACCTAAATAACTGGCGCTGGGAAGGAGAACCGGAAGACTGGAACCTTGCTATGGCAAAACAGTACTCTGAAGAAGTGGACAAGATGAAAGGTATGGAGATTGATGTTGCATTTTTGCCTCTTGATCCCAGACAAGAAAATGCTTTCCACCTTGGATTTGACGAGTTTATGAAAAAGGTTCAGGTAAATCTGGTATTCCCCATGCATTGCTGGGGAGATTTTTCTGTAATTAAAAAAATAAAAAGTATGGAAGTATCAAAACCTTATAAGGACCGAATCATGAACATTCAGGAAGACGGCCAAAGCTTTATTATTAAGTAGGAGACCGGAATATGGAACGCGAAACAGATCAGAAAGCAGATAAAAAAGCAGATAAGAAATCAGACCAAAAAGCAGATATGAAAGCAGGTCCCAAAGCAGACCCCAAAGCAGGCCCCAAAGCTCACCAAAAAGAAAAGCAGGAAAAAGATTTTGAGACAGACCAAATAGACTATAAATCAAAATCCAATTCCCAACCAGAACCACCTTCCTCTCATCAGACCAATCAAAGAGAAGTCCTCAATGCCGCCATGCAGGCTGGACACATTCTTTTGGAAAATGGAGCAGAAATCTTTCGGGTCGAGGAAACCATGGACAGAATCTGCCGCCATTTTGGGATTGAATCCGGGAACTCTTTTGTTTTAAGCAACGGAATTTTCACCACTTCGGGCAATGAGCGGGAGGAAATATTTGCAAAGGTACAGCATATCCCCGTGAGCGGAACACATTTGGACCGGGTAGCTGCCGTCAATCAATTGTCCAGAGAGATTGAGGCTGGTCAGGTTAGCATCTCAGAGGTAAGACAGCGCTTAGACGAAATCAGGGTCATGCCGGGGAAATCAAAGGTCATGCAGATACTTGCTTCCGGAGTAGGAAGCGCCTGCTTCTGTTATCTCTTTGGCGGCAATGTAAGAGACAGTGTGTGCGCCTTTGGGACAGGGATTCTTTTGTACTTTTACGTTTTATTTATCAGTGCTCCAAGACTTTCAAAAATTGTAGGAAATATTGGTGGTGGTGCCCTGGTCACGTTTATTTGTACCATGCTGTATCTCCTTGGCATCGGCGAACACCTTAATTTTATGATCATTGGCTCCATCATGCCTCTGATTCCGGGAGTGCCATTTACCAACGCCATTCGTGATATCGCTGACGGAGATTATATCTCCGGCTCTGTGCGGATGATGGATGCCCTTTTGGTGTTCTTTAGCATTGCCATGGGAGTTGGTCTTGTATTTGGAGTGTTTCACCGTTTGACAGGAGGTGCGCTCTTATGAGTCTGTTGTTTGAGACCTTGGCTGCCATTATTGGCACAATTTCATTTTCCCTGCTGTTTGGAGTTCCAAGGAAGTTTTATCCGTACTGCGGATTTATCGGTGGGGCTGGCTGGATTGTTTACGCGGCACTGCTTAAATTTGTGTCGACTCCTATGTCAGCCATGATTGCTACCATTGTTGTGATACTTTTTTCCAGAATGTTTGCGGTGAGAGAGCGATGCCCTGTTACCATATTTTTAATATCCGGCATTTTCCCTCTGGTTCCAGGGGCAGGGGTGTATTGGACGGCTTACTATATTGTAATGGATGAGCTTAATTTAGCGGCTCGTACTGGATTTTTAGCGCTTAAGGTGGCAGTTGCCATTGTACTTGGAATCGTATTTGTTTTCGAACTTCCTCAGGGTATTTTTAAGTTTGCGGCTAAAAAGCCGATAAAGACAGAGGAGAGAAAAGAAAGGGAGAATAAAGATGATTTGGATTAGAAATGCTCATGTCATAGATCCTACAGACAAAACAGAAAAAAATGTGGATATCTGCATCAGTGACGGGAAAATAACTGCCATTGGCGAGCACCTGGAATTT
It encodes the following:
- a CDS encoding MBL fold metallo-hydrolase, yielding MKITYIHHSSFLVELETMTLLFDYTEGVIPEIKKDKPLFVFASHRHGDHYSPKILERFDDFKAIRYILSDDISIKQMLEQTGKQTGEQTGNHITFMKPGAKRKFGIIQGSISDLELEDGIADIEIQTFSSTDEGVAFIIKTEGKVLYHAGDLNNWRWEGEPEDWNLAMAKQYSEEVDKMKGMEIDVAFLPLDPRQENAFHLGFDEFMKKVQVNLVFPMHCWGDFSVIKKIKSMEVSKPYKDRIMNIQEDGQSFIIK
- a CDS encoding threonine/serine exporter family protein, giving the protein MQAGHILLENGAEIFRVEETMDRICRHFGIESGNSFVLSNGIFTTSGNEREEIFAKVQHIPVSGTHLDRVAAVNQLSREIEAGQVSISEVRQRLDEIRVMPGKSKVMQILASGVGSACFCYLFGGNVRDSVCAFGTGILLYFYVLFISAPRLSKIVGNIGGGALVTFICTMLYLLGIGEHLNFMIIGSIMPLIPGVPFTNAIRDIADGDYISGSVRMMDALLVFFSIAMGVGLVFGVFHRLTGGALL
- a CDS encoding threonine/serine exporter family protein, with product MSLLFETLAAIIGTISFSLLFGVPRKFYPYCGFIGGAGWIVYAALLKFVSTPMSAMIATIVVILFSRMFAVRERCPVTIFLISGIFPLVPGAGVYWTAYYIVMDELNLAARTGFLALKVAVAIVLGIVFVFELPQGIFKFAAKKPIKTEERKERENKDDLD